One Danio aesculapii chromosome 22, fDanAes4.1, whole genome shotgun sequence genomic window carries:
- the LOC130216622 gene encoding natural killer cell receptor 2B4-like: protein MKHTICYLVESPNGDEKRACAPTGRGERACPNGQRRECPDGQRRKSLPRWAEDIESVPRWAESIESVPRWAKEIESMLRWADEIENVFGVEVKSVSATEGDSVFLHISVTEEQRTDEIEWRFGNDILIAKLNRMNNMSRFYNDSAGGRFRGRLKLDNQTGSLTITNSRISDSGLYKVTNINSKPLFTFTFTVYVPLPDTVISRDSSNNKKTSSGTASHDCSVVCSVVHVSAVSLSWYKGNHLLSSISVSDLNTSISLHLECLDDSYSCEVKNPISNQTQQLNNTDLCQPCPERVHCCGFTEMLIRLVLSALVGVAIVTLLIYDFRSRHL, encoded by the exons ATGAAGCACACAATTTGCTATTTGGTAGAAAGCCCCAATGGAGATGAAAAGAGAGCGTGTGCCCCGACGGGCAGAGGAGAGAGAGCGTGCCCCAATGGGCAGAGGAGAGAATGCCCCGACGGGCAGAGGAGAAAGAGCTTGCCCCGATGGGCAGAGGATATTGAGAGCGTGCCCCGATGGGCCGAATCGATTGAGAGCGTGCCTCGATGGGCCAAAGAGATTGAGAGCATGCTCCGATGGGCCGACGAGATTGAGA atGTGTTTGGTGTTGAAGTGAAGTCTGTGTCGGCGACTGAAGGAGACTCTGTCTTTCTACACATCAGTGTTACAGAAGAACAGAGAACTGATGAGATCGAGTGGCGGTTTGGAAATGATATTCTGATAGCTAAACTCAACAGAATGAATAATATGAGCAGATTCTATAATGATAGTGCTGGCGGGAGATTCAGAGGGCGACTGAAGCTGGACAATcaaactggatctctgaccatcacaaaCAGCAGAATCTCAGACTCTGGACTTTATAAAGTAACCAACATAAACAGCAAACCACTCTTCACATTCACCTTTACTGTCTATG tCCCTCTGCCTGATACTGTTATCAGCAGAGACTcctcaaacaataaaaaaacatcatcAGGAACAGCGAGCCATGATTGTTCAGTGGTGTGTTCAGTGGTGCATGTGAGtgctgtgagtctctcctggtacaaaggaaaccatttattgtccagcatcagtgtgtctgatctcaACACGAGCATCTCTTTGCATCTGGAGTGTCTGGATGATTCCTACAGCTGTGAAGTGAAGAATCCCATCAGCAACCAGACTCAACAGCTCAACAACACTGATCTCTGTCAGCCATGTCCAG AACGAGTCCACTGCTGTGGTTTTACTGAAATGTTGATCCGATTGGTTCTCTCTGCTCTGGTGGGTGTGGCTATTGTCACTTTGCTGATTTATGATTTCAGATCCAGACATCTTTGA